Proteins from a genomic interval of Chitinophagales bacterium:
- the murA gene encoding UDP-N-acetylglucosamine 1-carboxyvinyltransferase: protein MEQNAFEIIGGKPLYGELTPQGAKNEALQIICAVLLTSEKVIISNIPNIRDVNKLIEIIADLGVKVERLSEDTYCFQADEVNMDYLHSESFRAQVSKLRGSVMIVGPLLTRFQKAYLPRPGGDKIGRRRLDTHFLGLEALGGQFTYSEDENAFNIDSEGLKGTYILLEEASVTGTANIVMAAVMAEGVTTIYNAACEPYIQQLCRMLNSMGAQIKGISSNMLTIHGVSMLHGCQHRILPDMLEIGSFIGLAAMTQSEITIKNARVDQLGIIPTTFRKMGIQLEIRGDDIYIPAQKNYTIQKFIDGSILTISDHPWPGLTPDLLSVLLVLATQAEGSVLIHQKMFESRLFFVDKLIDMGAQIILCDPHRAVVIGLNRGYPLRGIRMSSPDIRAGIALLIAALSAEGKSIISNINQIDRGYQDIDGRLKALGAQIRRIDE from the coding sequence ATGGAGCAGAATGCCTTTGAAATCATTGGAGGGAAACCACTATATGGAGAATTGACTCCACAAGGTGCTAAGAATGAGGCCTTACAAATAATATGTGCGGTATTACTTACCAGTGAAAAAGTAATCATCTCTAACATTCCCAACATCCGAGATGTCAATAAACTCATAGAAATTATCGCAGATTTAGGCGTAAAAGTAGAACGTCTAAGTGAAGATACCTACTGTTTTCAAGCAGATGAAGTCAACATGGATTACCTTCATTCCGAATCATTTAGAGCGCAAGTAAGCAAACTTCGAGGTTCCGTTATGATTGTTGGTCCCTTGTTGACCCGTTTTCAGAAAGCTTACTTGCCTAGACCAGGTGGTGATAAAATTGGACGTAGGCGATTGGACACCCACTTCTTAGGATTAGAGGCTTTGGGTGGACAATTCACGTACAGCGAAGATGAAAATGCCTTTAACATAGATTCGGAAGGATTAAAGGGAACCTATATTTTGCTTGAAGAAGCCTCGGTAACAGGAACTGCAAATATTGTAATGGCAGCAGTGATGGCAGAAGGTGTAACAACTATTTACAATGCTGCTTGTGAGCCATACATCCAACAATTGTGTCGAATGCTCAATAGTATGGGTGCACAAATCAAGGGCATCTCCTCCAATATGCTCACCATACATGGTGTTTCGATGCTACATGGTTGTCAGCATCGAATTCTACCAGATATGCTCGAAATTGGTAGTTTCATTGGTTTGGCGGCAATGACCCAATCAGAAATCACCATCAAAAATGCCAGAGTCGATCAATTAGGAATTATTCCCACTACTTTCCGCAAAATGGGGATACAGTTGGAAATCAGGGGGGATGATATTTACATTCCTGCTCAAAAAAACTACACGATTCAAAAATTTATTGATGGCTCTATTTTAACGATTTCCGACCATCCTTGGCCTGGCTTAACTCCTGATTTACTGAGTGTATTGTTGGTGCTTGCTACTCAAGCAGAAGGCAGTGTCTTGATTCACCAAAAAATGTTTGAGAGCCGTTTGTTTTTTGTGGATAAACTGATAGATATGGGTGCCCAGATTATTTTGTGTGATCCACATAGAGCCGTAGTTATTGGACTCAATAGAGGGTATCCGCTTCGTGGTATTCGCATGAGTTCTCCCGATATTCGTGCAGGAATAGCATTATTAATTGCAGCACTATCAGCGGAAGGCAAGAGTATTATCAGCAACATCAATCAAATAGACAGAGGTTATCAAGACATTGATGGAAGATTGAAGGCATTGGGCGCACAGATTCGTCGAATAGATGAGTAG
- a CDS encoding LptF/LptG family permease — translation MKKLDKYIVGKFLGTFFFTVLLLSAVIVVIDLSERIDDFLENNAPMNLIIFQYYANFIPHTVLTLSPLFIFVSAIFFTSRMAYRTEIIAILASGISFYRILFGPYFFAATLLVVLQLYGSHYWVPNANKERLAFEYQYMRGQIVNRDKDIHLQIAPDSYIYLETYIIRDSSGRKFTLEQIDSNQNMIYKLHAARAKWDGEKGKWTLSNYTERRINGLQETISKGANLDTTLNFHPKDFEREKRFKDAMTRPELNDYIAKEKYRGTPNLEYYEVEKHRRTAVPFSTYILSIIALAVASRKVRGGMGFHVFVGIALSAGYIVALQFSTTFATNGNLSPLLGAWMPNLIFGVIAVWLLIRAPK, via the coding sequence ATGAAAAAATTAGACAAGTACATTGTTGGAAAATTTTTGGGTACTTTTTTCTTTACCGTCTTATTGCTCTCCGCTGTGATTGTGGTCATAGATTTATCGGAACGCATAGATGATTTCTTGGAGAATAATGCCCCTATGAATCTGATTATTTTTCAATATTACGCCAATTTCATTCCTCATACGGTGCTTACTCTCAGTCCTTTGTTTATTTTTGTATCGGCTATTTTCTTTACCTCACGAATGGCCTACCGCACCGAAATCATTGCTATATTAGCAAGCGGTATCAGCTTCTATCGCATCCTCTTTGGACCCTATTTTTTTGCAGCTACTCTATTGGTTGTTCTACAATTGTATGGTAGTCATTATTGGGTTCCCAATGCCAACAAAGAACGCTTAGCCTTTGAATATCAATATATGAGAGGACAGATTGTGAATAGAGATAAAGATATTCACCTCCAAATTGCACCCGATTCCTACATTTATTTGGAAACTTATATTATCAGAGATAGTTCAGGACGAAAATTTACCTTAGAGCAAATAGATTCCAATCAAAACATGATTTACAAACTACATGCTGCAAGGGCAAAATGGGATGGTGAAAAAGGGAAATGGACTCTGTCCAACTATACCGAAAGGCGAATCAATGGACTGCAAGAAACCATCTCAAAGGGTGCGAATTTGGATACTACTTTAAATTTTCACCCCAAGGATTTTGAAAGAGAAAAACGCTTCAAGGATGCCATGACTCGCCCAGAACTCAACGACTACATTGCCAAAGAAAAATACCGTGGCACACCCAATTTGGAGTATTACGAAGTCGAAAAACACCGGCGTACTGCGGTTCCTTTTTCTACATATATACTGTCAATCATAGCTTTAGCAGTTGCTTCTCGAAAAGTTAGAGGAGGAATGGGATTTCATGTATTTGTTGGAATCGCTCTCAGTGCGGGTTACATTGTGGCACTTCAATTTTCGACCACTTTTGCTACCAATGGCAACTTGTCTCCGCTTTTAGGAGCTTGGATGCCCAATCTTATTTTTGGAGTGATTGCAGTTTGGTTGTTGATTAGAGCACCGAAGTAA
- a CDS encoding DUF4197 domain-containing protein gives MKKIVVLFLTVSMFFSACSSGQEILKSVGDVLGTSGDGPVTELQVIQGLKQALEVGITKGAGVVSQLDGYNGNANIRIPFPPDVQKVENTLRDLGLGNEIDKLVVNINRGAEEAAKGAAKIFISSIQKMTITDAMSILKGENNAATNFLKRTTTQELYNSFRPVIETSLNQVGVTRNWDDIVGKYNKVPFVKKVNPDLADYVTNQALDGLFFMVEKEEAKIRKDPLARTTDILKRVFKLQDN, from the coding sequence ATGAAAAAAATAGTCGTATTATTTCTAACAGTAAGTATGTTCTTTAGTGCTTGCTCGTCTGGACAAGAAATCCTTAAAAGTGTTGGTGATGTATTGGGAACTTCAGGAGATGGCCCTGTCACCGAACTTCAAGTTATTCAGGGTTTGAAACAAGCTTTGGAAGTAGGTATTACCAAAGGTGCTGGTGTAGTGTCGCAGTTAGACGGTTACAACGGCAATGCAAATATCCGTATCCCTTTTCCTCCTGATGTTCAAAAAGTAGAAAATACACTTCGTGACCTGGGCTTGGGAAATGAGATAGACAAATTGGTGGTCAACATCAACCGTGGAGCAGAAGAAGCGGCAAAAGGAGCAGCAAAGATTTTTATCTCATCCATTCAAAAGATGACCATCACTGACGCTATGAGTATTTTGAAGGGAGAAAATAATGCTGCTACCAACTTTTTGAAGCGAACCACAACCCAAGAACTTTACAACTCTTTTCGTCCTGTTATTGAAACTTCGCTCAACCAGGTTGGGGTTACTCGAAACTGGGACGATATTGTTGGGAAATACAATAAAGTTCCTTTTGTCAAAAAGGTGAATCCTGATTTAGCAGACTATGTAACCAATCAGGCTTTAGATGGTTTGTTTTTCATGGTCGAAAAAGAAGAGGCAAAAATCCGAAAAGACCCATTGGCTAGAACGACCGATATTTTGAAGAGAGTCTTCAAATTGCAGGATAATTAG
- the yaaA gene encoding peroxide stress protein YaaA yields the protein MLTLLSPAKTLDFEKEPVIDTYSQAAMLQNTEYLIKKIRRLSIKQIENLMNISENLADLNHQRYANFHTPFTPQNAKQAVLAFKGDVYIGLDAESFSTEDFEFAQNHLRILSGLYGLLRPLDLIQAYRLEMGTKLKVTPTKDNLYKYWDAQITKKINEILETQKEQVVVNLASNEYFKAVKPKLVKGRILTPIFKDFKNGEYKIISFFAKKARGSMARYIIQNRITHLDDIKAFNTEGYCYKEQLSKENEWVFTRD from the coding sequence ATGTTGACGCTTCTCTCTCCTGCAAAAACACTGGACTTTGAAAAAGAGCCAGTTATTGACACCTACTCTCAGGCTGCCATGCTTCAAAATACCGAATATCTGATAAAAAAAATTCGCCGTTTATCCATTAAGCAGATTGAGAATTTGATGAATATAAGTGAAAACCTTGCAGATTTGAATCACCAAAGATATGCCAACTTTCACACACCTTTTACACCTCAAAATGCAAAACAAGCTGTTTTAGCCTTCAAAGGAGATGTCTATATTGGTTTAGATGCAGAAAGTTTTTCGACAGAGGATTTTGAATTTGCTCAAAACCACCTGAGGATATTATCTGGGCTTTATGGGCTACTGCGTCCTTTGGATCTCATACAAGCCTATCGGCTCGAAATGGGCACCAAACTTAAAGTAACACCTACCAAAGACAACTTGTATAAGTATTGGGATGCACAAATCACCAAAAAAATAAACGAAATTTTAGAAACACAAAAAGAGCAGGTAGTCGTGAACTTGGCTTCAAATGAATACTTCAAAGCCGTAAAACCAAAACTGGTGAAAGGTAGGATATTGACACCTATTTTTAAAGACTTCAAAAATGGGGAATACAAGATAATTAGCTTTTTTGCAAAGAAAGCACGGGGAAGTATGGCTCGGTATATCATCCAAAATAGGATTACACATTTGGATGATATAAAGGCTTTTAATACAGAAGGTTATTGTTATAAAGAACAACTATCTAAAGAAAACGAATGGGTATTTACAAGAGATTAA
- a CDS encoding DEAD/DEAH box helicase, producing MSEKHTNVESESELQNHALSASIDHILQAAYVVYSKDKLNLINSLLMNKLISSVLIFAASKANTKTAARELRKLGYESYDIHEDMDPEKREIVLEDFTDKEFQILVVSDILVREISLSDINLIINYDAPNSARDYVARIVQNTASNNSAVVITFINDRGQKKFKLIEDVLGKEIFKIEVPTDLVDASGSIEDNSNKRTVKKKPIKR from the coding sequence ATGTCTGAAAAACATACAAATGTAGAAAGCGAAAGCGAATTGCAAAATCACGCTCTTTCGGCTTCTATTGATCATATTTTACAAGCTGCTTATGTTGTTTACAGCAAAGATAAGCTCAACTTAATCAACTCTTTGCTAATGAATAAACTCATTAGCTCTGTCCTCATATTTGCTGCTTCAAAAGCGAATACAAAAACGGCTGCCCGAGAGTTGCGAAAATTAGGGTATGAATCTTACGATATACACGAGGATATGGATCCTGAAAAACGTGAAATCGTTTTGGAGGATTTCACAGACAAAGAATTTCAGATATTAGTAGTTTCGGATATACTTGTTCGAGAAATTAGTTTGTCTGATATTAACCTCATTATTAATTACGATGCACCCAATAGTGCAAGGGATTATGTAGCTCGTATTGTGCAGAATACAGCTAGTAATAACTCTGCTGTAGTCATCACTTTTATCAATGATAGAGGACAAAAAAAGTTCAAACTTATTGAAGATGTACTGGGTAAAGAAATTTTTAAAATTGAAGTTCCCACAGATTTAGTAGATGCTTCAGGTTCAATAGAGGATAATAGTAACAAGAGAACTGTGAAAAAGAAGCCCATCAAAAGGTAA
- a CDS encoding DUF1684 domain-containing protein, which produces MNKIFLLLIAIPFWSIEVNAQDHASEIVEFQNELNESFRSEDESPLTEKAKKKFKGLKFFPINEEYRVEADFVRIEDAVPFQMQTTTDRLPTYEQYGIAAFTLEGKTYQLIIYQSHQLREMEEYKNHLFLPFKDLTSGNKTYGGGRFMDLEIPEGDKIIIDFNKAYNPYCAYNHHYSCPIPPKENYLDIKVLAGVKKYKK; this is translated from the coding sequence ATGAACAAGATATTCCTACTACTGATTGCTATTCCCTTTTGGAGTATTGAAGTGAATGCCCAAGACCATGCAAGTGAGATTGTTGAATTTCAAAACGAACTGAACGAGTCGTTTAGGAGTGAAGACGAATCACCTTTGACCGAAAAAGCCAAAAAGAAATTCAAAGGATTGAAGTTTTTTCCCATTAATGAGGAATATCGAGTGGAGGCAGACTTTGTGCGGATTGAAGATGCTGTGCCTTTTCAAATGCAAACAACAACGGATAGATTACCAACTTATGAGCAATACGGCATCGCAGCCTTTACCCTTGAAGGTAAAACCTATCAATTGATAATTTACCAAAGTCATCAACTTAGAGAAATGGAAGAATACAAAAACCACTTATTCTTGCCCTTCAAAGATTTAACAAGTGGAAATAAAACATACGGAGGTGGGCGGTTTATGGACTTGGAAATACCTGAAGGGGACAAAATCATCATTGACTTCAACAAAGCCTACAATCCTTATTGTGCTTACAACCATCATTATTCTTGCCCCATTCCTCCCAAAGAAAATTATTTGGATATTAAGGTTTTGGCGGGGGTGAAGAAATATAAAAAGTGA
- a CDS encoding M1 family metallopeptidase: MMRQTLISFLFIFCYIPLFSQSTDDWQQTVNYEIDVTLNDKKHELDGRMEIEYINNSPDTLDFIYFHLWPNAYKDQSTAFAKQFLENGNADFYFSIEKDRGYIDQLRFKVGDEKLKWEPDREHKDIAKLILPEPVLPNSKVLINTPFHVKLPVTYSRMGHQGQAYQITQWYPKPAVYDQDGWHPMPYLDQGEFYSEFGRYDVEITLPQNYVVGATGDLQNEEELQWLTEKAKETAEKKSYSLWDNSFPPSDTTYKTLQYIQDNVHDFAWFADKRYHVLKGEVMLPRSGEKVTTWAMFTNEEADLWKHSIGYINEAVLFYSKHLGDYPYRQVTGLQGGLGAGSGMEYPMVTVIGYAGNDTYLEDVLLHEVGHNWFQGILASNERDNPWMDEGMNSYYESRYLEEKYPKLGSYDSLPNVTAENVVDNLGFSDFYATPYNYYWYLLYARQAKDQPVTLDSETLTDDNYGAMIYGKAALAMRYLEGYLGKATFDQIMQQYYETYKFKHVSPSDFRTLLEHETGKDLSWFFDELLNTNKTIDYKANYIYRYGKNDAGQKVHRVEVKNKKDAIAAPFSLTAFKGDSVIATRWYEGFAGTRKVEFPALKYDKLRIDAGGYVPEINRRNNNYNLKGGKRGRPIQLKLFGSLEDEHHKQIFYTPMLGFNKYDGLMLGAAFYNSLAPRKRVEYFAVPMFSLNAADLVGTANIQYHLLPKKGVVNRLTFGLDVHRFTEGNLSAFPKETAPPEIQQIDEDVQYLRFVPSATLTFRPKDARSSVEKQLQFRHINMNRESFSQDTAFYNVERLLRNNSYSINELSLSLNDKRRIHPYGFNVQLQQSKDFSLASAEVKYLLSYKGGKHDGLDVRLFGGYFLKNDAIGIALTMSDTGPRDFVYDDLLLGRNEVSGFFSQQVTMQHGGFKIPLGSVGFANEYLLAANLKTTLLSKIPVKAYFNFGYGKSSSSLIPWSEKLLVEGGLALIVVPNRFEVYLPLVYSDDFQKRIDISGLKLLQRVSFLLDIDGLNPVKLLRGAF, encoded by the coding sequence ATGATGCGGCAAACACTGATAAGTTTCTTATTTATATTTTGTTATATTCCACTATTCTCCCAATCTACTGATGATTGGCAACAAACGGTCAATTACGAAATTGATGTGACGCTCAACGACAAAAAACACGAGTTGGACGGTCGAATGGAAATAGAATACATCAACAATTCACCTGACACGCTGGACTTCATTTATTTCCACCTGTGGCCCAATGCCTACAAAGACCAGTCAACTGCTTTTGCCAAGCAGTTTTTGGAGAATGGAAATGCAGATTTTTATTTTTCTATCGAAAAAGATCGAGGTTATATAGACCAATTGCGCTTCAAAGTGGGTGATGAAAAATTAAAGTGGGAACCCGATAGAGAACACAAAGACATCGCAAAATTAATTTTACCAGAACCTGTGTTGCCAAATAGTAAAGTGTTGATTAACACGCCTTTCCATGTCAAACTACCAGTCACCTATTCTCGCATGGGACATCAAGGGCAAGCCTACCAAATCACGCAATGGTATCCCAAGCCCGCAGTCTATGACCAAGATGGTTGGCATCCGATGCCCTACCTCGACCAAGGCGAATTTTATTCTGAATTTGGTAGATATGATGTCGAAATCACGCTGCCTCAAAACTATGTGGTGGGTGCGACAGGTGATTTGCAAAACGAGGAGGAACTCCAATGGCTGACGGAAAAAGCGAAAGAAACGGCCGAAAAGAAAAGTTATTCGCTGTGGGACAACAGTTTTCCGCCTTCCGATACGACCTACAAAACGCTGCAATACATACAAGACAATGTGCATGATTTTGCGTGGTTTGCCGACAAACGCTACCATGTATTGAAGGGTGAAGTCATGCTCCCTCGTTCTGGTGAAAAAGTCACTACTTGGGCCATGTTTACCAATGAAGAAGCCGACCTTTGGAAACACAGCATTGGTTACATCAACGAAGCGGTTTTGTTTTACTCCAAGCATTTGGGCGATTACCCCTACCGTCAAGTCACTGGGCTTCAAGGAGGTTTGGGTGCAGGCAGTGGTATGGAATATCCGATGGTGACGGTAATTGGCTATGCTGGAAACGACACTTATTTAGAAGATGTCTTGCTGCACGAAGTGGGACACAACTGGTTTCAAGGGATTCTCGCCTCCAATGAGCGAGACAATCCGTGGATGGACGAAGGCATGAACTCTTACTATGAATCCCGTTATCTCGAAGAAAAATATCCGAAATTGGGAAGCTACGATAGTCTGCCAAATGTGACTGCGGAAAATGTGGTTGACAATTTGGGATTCTCCGATTTTTATGCGACTCCCTACAACTACTATTGGTACTTACTCTATGCAAGACAAGCTAAAGACCAGCCTGTTACATTGGATTCCGAAACCTTGACAGACGACAACTATGGCGCAATGATTTATGGCAAGGCAGCTTTAGCAATGCGCTATTTGGAGGGATATTTAGGCAAAGCGACTTTTGACCAAATCATGCAGCAATACTATGAAACCTACAAGTTTAAACATGTTTCGCCCAGTGATTTCAGGACTTTGTTGGAGCATGAAACGGGCAAAGATTTGAGTTGGTTTTTTGACGAATTGCTGAATACTAACAAAACAATTGACTACAAAGCCAACTATATTTACCGCTATGGCAAAAACGATGCAGGGCAGAAAGTGCATCGAGTCGAAGTCAAAAACAAAAAAGATGCCATTGCAGCCCCTTTTTCCTTAACTGCCTTCAAAGGCGATTCGGTGATTGCGACCCGATGGTATGAAGGTTTTGCAGGTACTCGAAAAGTAGAATTTCCCGCCTTGAAATACGACAAACTCCGAATTGATGCTGGCGGATACGTTCCTGAAATCAATCGACGCAACAACAACTACAACCTCAAAGGTGGAAAAAGAGGTCGCCCGATTCAGCTAAAACTCTTTGGAAGTCTGGAAGATGAACACCACAAGCAAATTTTTTACACGCCGATGTTGGGCTTCAACAAATACGATGGTTTGATGCTCGGTGCGGCTTTCTACAACAGTCTTGCCCCTCGCAAAAGGGTGGAATATTTTGCAGTTCCAATGTTCAGCCTCAATGCAGCGGATTTGGTCGGTACGGCAAATATTCAATACCATTTGTTGCCCAAAAAAGGAGTGGTTAATCGTTTGACATTTGGTTTAGACGTGCATCGATTCACCGAGGGCAACCTTTCGGCTTTCCCCAAAGAAACGGCTCCTCCCGAAATCCAACAAATTGACGAGGATGTTCAATATCTGCGATTTGTGCCTTCTGCCACGCTGACTTTTCGCCCCAAAGATGCCCGCAGTTCGGTCGAAAAACAGTTGCAGTTTAGACACATCAACATGAACCGAGAGTCGTTTAGTCAAGATACTGCTTTCTACAATGTAGAACGTTTGCTTCGCAACAATTCCTATTCTATCAATGAATTATCTCTCTCCTTAAATGACAAAAGACGTATTCACCCTTATGGCTTCAATGTGCAATTGCAGCAATCGAAGGACTTTAGTTTGGCATCGGCTGAGGTGAAGTACCTTTTGTCGTATAAAGGGGGTAAACACGATGGTTTGGATGTGCGTTTGTTTGGTGGTTATTTCCTCAAAAACGATGCAATTGGAATAGCGTTGACCATGAGTGATACGGGGCCACGAGATTTTGTATATGATGATTTGTTGTTGGGGCGAAATGAGGTCAGCGGATTCTTTTCGCAGCAGGTGACGATGCAACATGGGGGCTTCAAAATTCCTTTGGGTTCGGTCGGTTTTGCGAATGAATATTTGCTGGCTGCCAACTTGAAAACTACGTTGTTATCGAAAATTCCTGTGAAAGCCTACTTCAATTTTGGCTACGGCAAAAGTAGCAGTAGTTTGATTCCATGGTCAGAAAAACTCTTGGTGGAAGGTGGTTTGGCGCTGATTGTTGTGCCGAATCGTTTTGAAGTGTATTTGCCTTTGGTGTATTCGGATGATTTCCAAAAACGCATTGACATCAGCGGTTTGAAGCTACTGCAACGGGTGAGCTTTTTGCTGGATATTGATGGGCTGAATCCTGTGAAGTTGTTGAGAGGGGCGTTTTAG
- a CDS encoding T9SS type A sorting domain-containing protein: MQKTTTFLLPLLLSSLIFAQTEYTMQNATVADCSGILYDSGGPDADYNPNEKLVFTICPDPVPTCMQIDFGTVMMESNFDLLEVFDGSSTTSPQLLFHNTGLQTLPILNAYNGCITVRFRSDTDTQLTGWKATWNCFEEDCPIPIIRPNEQDCEGAIVVCQEVYSNLNPYYGEGHIPNEIDGQNTCLLSGEKNSVWYKLKAEDFGELAFSIIPYNLTDDYDWAVFNVTNNTCGEIYDNPSLLISCNYSSTAGITGPTGETNQTSALGEDKNQNKKITVKKGWVYAINISQFTTSPNGFILDFSASTIPIGDEVASIIEDKNVFLKGTEPDLLQLNFSEEVQCQTIEALNLSIEGYELTNETLCNETGYAQTFYYRIEPELPIGEYVLLLEGEIADVCGNTDTFSESFDLQIADLTDIEDALQNPIRFYPNPSQQTIFVELPISFNGNTHIEVYSVEGKILQNSKLENKKTVEIDVSHYPRGIYYLKVKVGASVWTEKVVVQ, from the coding sequence ATGCAAAAAACAACTACTTTTTTACTGCCTCTTCTTTTGAGCAGTCTGATTTTTGCCCAAACCGAATACACCATGCAAAATGCAACGGTGGCGGATTGTTCAGGAATTTTATACGATAGTGGGGGACCTGATGCCGATTATAACCCAAATGAAAAACTTGTCTTTACGATATGCCCCGATCCTGTGCCAACTTGTATGCAAATAGATTTTGGAACAGTGATGATGGAGTCGAACTTTGATTTGTTAGAAGTCTTTGACGGCTCAAGCACGACTAGTCCACAATTGCTTTTTCACAATACAGGACTTCAAACTTTGCCCATTCTGAATGCCTATAATGGCTGTATTACGGTTCGATTTCGATCTGATACAGATACGCAGCTCACAGGTTGGAAGGCTACATGGAATTGTTTTGAAGAGGACTGTCCGATTCCCATCATACGACCAAACGAGCAAGATTGCGAAGGAGCGATTGTAGTCTGTCAAGAAGTTTACAGCAATCTAAATCCATACTATGGGGAAGGACATATACCGAATGAAATTGATGGGCAGAACACTTGTTTATTGAGTGGTGAAAAAAATAGTGTTTGGTACAAATTGAAGGCAGAAGACTTTGGGGAATTGGCCTTTTCCATCATTCCATACAATTTAACTGATGATTACGACTGGGCGGTTTTCAATGTTACCAATAATACTTGCGGAGAGATTTATGACAATCCTTCTTTATTGATCAGTTGCAATTATTCCTCCACAGCTGGTATTACAGGGCCAACTGGTGAAACGAATCAAACGTCTGCTTTAGGGGAAGATAAAAACCAAAACAAAAAAATTACGGTCAAAAAAGGTTGGGTCTATGCCATCAACATCAGTCAATTTACTACTTCTCCAAATGGCTTCATCCTAGATTTCAGTGCTTCAACCATACCGATTGGCGATGAAGTAGCAAGCATTATTGAAGACAAAAACGTTTTTTTGAAGGGAACAGAGCCTGATTTACTTCAATTGAATTTTTCAGAAGAGGTACAATGTCAAACCATTGAAGCCTTGAATTTGTCCATTGAAGGTTACGAACTCACCAACGAAACCCTCTGCAATGAAACGGGATATGCTCAAACTTTTTATTACAGAATCGAACCAGAATTGCCAATAGGTGAATACGTTCTACTTCTTGAAGGAGAAATAGCGGATGTCTGTGGAAATACGGATACCTTCAGCGAAAGTTTTGATTTACAAATAGCTGACTTAACAGACATTGAAGATGCACTTCAAAACCCGATTCGCTTCTATCCCAATCCAAGCCAACAGACAATTTTTGTAGAACTTCCTATTTCCTTCAATGGAAACACACATATTGAAGTCTATAGTGTGGAAGGCAAAATACTGCAAAACAGTAAGTTAGAAAATAAGAAAACAGTTGAAATAGACGTTTCGCACTATCCACGAGGCATTTATTATTTGAAGGTGAAAGTAGGAGCAAGCGTTTGGACAGAAAAAGTAGTGGTTCAGTAG
- a CDS encoding gliding motility-associated C-terminal domain-containing protein, which translates to MIRRQNIVDVQYAIYNRWGQKVFEAGDLVAVWDGRFRGQDLDLGMYVVDVWVRFRDGNEVIKRGWVVLVR; encoded by the coding sequence TTGATTCGTAGACAAAACATTGTGGATGTGCAATATGCGATTTATAACCGTTGGGGGCAGAAGGTGTTTGAGGCAGGTGATTTGGTGGCTGTTTGGGATGGACGTTTTCGAGGGCAAGACTTGGATTTGGGGATGTATGTGGTGGATGTTTGGGTGCGGTTTAGGGATGGGAATGAGGTGATTAAGCGGGGATGGGTGGTTTTGGTGAGGTGA
- a CDS encoding type II toxin-antitoxin system PemK/MazF family toxin: protein MNFSPSVGSEIRKERPAIILSNNLVNKVLGRYQVIPLSRTVSKIYPSEVKINLDGDACKAIIDQLTTVSKERLDNRVGQISKKDMAKIETAIKKQLDME, encoded by the coding sequence GTGAATTTTTCTCCTTCAGTTGGCAGTGAAATAAGAAAGGAAAGACCAGCTATTATTCTCAGTAACAATCTTGTCAATAAAGTTTTAGGGCGTTATCAAGTCATTCCTCTTAGCAGAACGGTGAGCAAAATTTATCCCAGCGAAGTGAAAATAAATTTAGATGGAGATGCTTGCAAGGCCATCATTGACCAATTAACTACAGTTAGCAAAGAACGACTGGATAATAGAGTTGGTCAAATTTCAAAAAAAGATATGGCGAAAATTGAAACTGCCATTAAGAAGCAGTTGGATATGGAGTAA